The Engraulis encrasicolus isolate BLACKSEA-1 chromosome 24, IST_EnEncr_1.0, whole genome shotgun sequence DNA window ACATTCTGCAAGAACATcaattaggcctacctaaaacCGTGAGTGTAGGCACACAGACTGATGAAGTGCATCAGTACAGTAAAGGCACAATGACAGGCAACATTGACAGTTGGATTAGCCATGACCATCCTTACAGGAAGCCAGTGCGGGACTTAACACCCTTGCCAGCACCAAAGCCTGCCGCCTGCTCAAGTGACACAGAGTGGGATAACTTAGATGAGGGTAGtgcaatggaagaggaggagtcagATGAGGATTTTGAAATGAGGGAAGACCACCTAGAAAGCAGTGAGGAGAGTGACAGTgaggagagtgacagtgagagtgaCTGAATGTGATGTAGCCGCCATCTCTGACCGCAAATGCATCGCTTCAATTTCAGAGATTAAAAAACTCTTCAAGCTGTGTCACCTAGAAGGATGTGGAAAATGCCTTACTCCACCAGCAGTTATAAAGAAGAGTGAGTTTGGGTTGAAAGTTGAAACAGAGTGCATTGATGGTCATAATTACACCTGGACATCACAACCACTTGTCAGGGGGATGATGGAGTGCAACATCACTATACCAGCAGCGACCTTTGTTACTGGCAGTGAATGTAGCCCCTTCCTTGAAATATGCGACCCCATTGGCCTGAAATGTTTGTCGAGTTGTTCAACATTCAGAAGGCCTACATAATACAGGAGGTAAAAAATGTATGGACCACCCATAATGAGTCTCTGCTGGCTGCTGCAGGGGATGAACCACTCCTGCTGTGTGGTGATTGTAGATATGACAGCCCTGGACACAATACCACATTCGGAACTTACTCCCTCCTTGACACCAACTCAGGCCTGGTGCTGGCACAGGAGACTGTGGAGGTgacggaagtaaaaaaaaaaaaaaaagctattggTTGGAAGTAGAGGGCATGGAGAGGTGCCCATCACAGCTGAAGGAGCATGGTGTGTCAGTGTCCGTGTTGGCTACAGACTTGCTCCACATCACAAATGTTCACGAGTGGACCTGTGGAGAAACGATGACCAAGTGTGAACATGCACCTTACACAGCTGAGGAAGAAATAATGCGTCCCTGGTTACAGCCTGACTCAGCTGCTTTTGACGTCCTCCAGAAGGTGGTTCTGGACAAGGTCCTCCTGAAGAAACTGGAGAAAACATGTGAATGTGTACACACAGGCCAACTTGAGTCACTTCACTCCCTGTACACCAAATATGCCACCAAAAGGAAGAAATTCCTAAAGGAAAGTTTCGAAGCACGCCTCCAGATTGCTGCAATAGATCACAATGTCAATTCCAACAGACAAATGGCaaaaagaaaagatggagagatacaaTTCAAACACAAGTTCTCAAAGGGAGCACAACACTACATCACCACTCCCAGGAAAGTGAACAAGGACTATAGTTTTAGGAAGGACATTGTGTCAGGCGTAGTCAAGAGGTGCAGATCTGTTTCCATCCAagcagcactgcaacagtcaaaccCCGACCCAGTGGTCACACTGGCACAGCACAAAGGTGTTATAAAGCCTGAGAAGGCCTTTTCAATACGAAGGCATCTCAGCCGATTTGCACCGGGAGctcctaaataaaaacaaaatcacacacaggatcgatacacaatcacaatacaaaacaaaagatACTTGCATGGTTTCATGAATGTAATGTGGGCTAATATAATAATTCTGTCACATTCCAAATGTTAAGTGCAAAAGAATGTGGTTCAAATTGAAGTGTTGTACATATAATATAGTTATTATTTGATTTAAAAAGAGTATTCAAATCCATGATATTGTGGCGATGGGTATAGGCGCCGTATGGTGGTTACAACGCAGGCTGGTATTGGCATCCTGTTTCTCCTCCCCAGGTGTCCTCTTGCCCAGAGAGTGAACTGCCTGTATGCCATTAACCTGTACAGACTGGAGAGAAAAAGTTGAATCAGACATcttagtagaggtgctccgattgctcggcagccgatcatgatcggccgataatggccaaaaatagcctgatcggtgatcggaaaaacatgccgatcaaaaaaccgatccagagatattaaattcctcacgcaaccatttcgcctttacacctggcgctgcctgcatgtagcctaggtgctggctctgcacagctgctgaaCCAAAacaaggcatctttacttgtctttaactttttggaattccctccttcattttcaccatttataatcatatctgcatcaacaatgatctgattttccgatccatgcgccgtttacatgacgcttgtaatttgcgaatgacgtgtcagtctcgccatgttcgctattttcagttacagcctgtcagcacgcaacaactaaacgtttccaaaacaatcatcaactgtattgtttttaaagttgtagcctaatggacagccaggtcattagtttgtagtcgctgcaacaccaaacagcaactagggagagtggacggtgaaactcaatgagtctgtgcagggaattacattctatgacagtgttacagagaaagagctttcctcgcagacacgctgtgttgtgcgtgttgcctgttctttcaagtgaagtttttttcttgttttgtgtatgtagaatctcaagcgtttcagtcacaatgtaatttgcgatagactacttctcgcccgttagccattttgcgttataacctgtgtagttgcctcggtcagcacgcgacaagttcacgttgtccgcacaagcatgccaacgttattgttttcaaagttgtaattgacagtcagtcgattagtttgatagtcgctgaaacgccaaacggcgacaggtgaggtgagagggagagagcagaacggtcgcggagcactgcagctgtggacagtgagtgacagagaagggaggggctctcctcacgaggctgctgatttaaagcgacagggtttttttatcatatgcagaagacgagagactgagatccaggtgtctgagcttcaattcaatcttaaatagttaagtaattatatgcaataacttataaattgatgtaatgtttcagtctcaattcaatcttaaatagtttagtaattatatgcaataacttataaattgattaatactgtagacttacttgtaggctatattaccaacactagtctgaaagagctgaaagataataataataataatagcctaataataataataataataataataataatgatagcctaataataggcctacatggtgaaagcgacatgtgcaaattaagattgattggtttatgggcagaaatattcaataaggataattaataggctattaaaaaaataggaaataatttctgtgatcggcaatgatcggtgatcggcagataaagatttttggtgatcggtatcggtgatcgggccaaaaaatggtgatcggagcacctctacatcttaggtttgatgtggtgttaaaagtttaatgcagggttcacatgttagacctatataataataataataaaataataataataataataataataataatagcaataacaacaataaggcTTAGTCCcttttcttcactccattctACATAATGGTCTACATTTAATCATGCCATTTACAGTTTGACTGGTACACTGACATTAACCCAACCCAATAAGTTCTTGGTCATAGCCTAGGGCAGGTGGTGCAAGGAATGATCACCCAAAATGTAGAACTGTGTTTTACAGCTGTTTGAGAACAAGCGGCCACAATCACCATGGACATAATAATAACCCTCCCAAGGCAATATTGTgcactaggcctacttttcaccatgcgcaattcgGGGATGTGTTCTCTGGATATATGGGCTATAACTTATCCAATGGGGAAATGCGCAGTGAAACGCAGGGCTATTTATGGCTGAGTTGCAAGCTAGAAGtcgttttgttgctgtttttcgaACAGCAAGGGGGAAATAGTTGAAAGATGGAATTTGATACCGGTGTAAAAGACTATCTTGGGCGGTAACAACAACAATGTCACTTTTAATCtggggcgtattcattcagaccaaaattgatagactttcgttttgaccattCGCTGTGTTTATATCGTCTGGAGTCGCCTACGGAGGACCCAGATAGTCTGTTACACCGGTCAAGTTTGCTACAAATTGTCGACTTTCGCTCAGGCTTAATACTATCCCTCGCTCAGTACAAAATCACTTTCACGGACAGTTCAAGCAGTTGGATACAAGCAACGACAACGCCGAGTTACTATTTAACGTCAGTCTCAGTTAGCAGTGTGCTAACTAGAGACTAGCACAAATGCAACGTCTAAAATTGCAACATaggacacatggcacacacacggactgttAGCCGTCCGTAGTCAATACTTATAATGAAAGCATTTATAACCAATGCAATCTAAACACGCGCCATATGATGTAATAATAACAGATACTTTTCCGTGTGTATGTTAAATATGAAGCAAGCGTAGCTACCGTATTTACCTGCTGTTGATGGGCAGCTTCAGTGGCTCCCCTCGTACCTCTCGTAGTGACGGCATCGCCACTTCCAATACGTCGTTTTCAAGGCAGAAGATGCTGAACATCTGAGACATGGTGATACACGTCTCACCCTCGATCAAATGGTCCAAATCAGTCTCAAGGCAACACTTGGACTCCCACGACGTGCACAGGGGCTGGCAATGATTACACATGCACCAGTCAATGTTGCCCACCCTGCTCTCACCTCCCGAAACCGATTCGCATAGCCCAAGTCCTGCTTCCATATGCCCAGTAGTGGCAATGCTACGCAGTTCCTTCACTATTGGCTCGAAAGCATAAGCCATTGGGTGAAAGCCGTGGGATTCGCTAAATCTCTCCACTTCATCCTCCATAGTTTAGCTAAGTTTTTAGCAGGCTACGggtgagcagcagcagagcacagtATCCCAGAGTAACCGAGCCAACCAACACAGAGATACCGGAAGAACTTTGCAACACACCCGGTGATGTcataaacaagatggcggcgaataTTAATAATGGCATGCATAACTAATGTATCCGAaatgtcttttttaaatgatctacgattatattgctataattttcatctctaaataaattaaaactatacttaacttatataaaacgctataaatgtaatgtttcatgtccactttaaagGGAGAGTTGCGCTTTCATCTGGAACACAGACGCACGCTTGGGTgggaatttctgtgtgtgtgtgtgtgtgtgtgtgtgtgtgtgtgtgtgtgtgtgtgtgtgtgtgtgtgtgtgtgtgtgtgtgtgtgtgtgtgtgtgtgtgtgtgtgtgtgtgtgtcaggggtggaacttttttccccaccagtcacagtggcaggtagatttcaaaatctaccaatcactcactgtttttaccagtaaaagtgactggtgggttgaaaaatgtaccagtcaccactgaaatttacccatggacactaaaatacacacattggcacacacccacattcacgcacccatgcacacggacacatacagacacataggtCATGTGCTCtgtatgaacacaaacacaaacacgtgcacatacacatgcacacacacacacacttgcacatgtgcattcgcacgcacacgcaca harbors:
- the LOC134441568 gene encoding P2X purinoceptor 7-like, translated to MEDEVERFSESHGFHPMAYAFEPIVKELRSIATTGHMEAGLGLCESVSGGESRVGNIDWCMCNHCQPLCTSWESKCCLETDLDHLIEGETCITMSQMFSIFCLENDVLEVAMPSLREVRGEPLKLPINSSLYRLMAYRQFTLWARGHLGRRNRMPIPACVVTTIRRLYPSPQYHGFEYSF